GAGATGCAGCAGCGCTGCGCCACTCCGGAGCGGCTGGTCGTGGGGCACCCGTTCAACCCGCCCTACCTCATCCCGCTGGTGGAGGTCGTCGGCGGCGAGCGGACCGCGCCGGAAGCGGTGCGGTGGGCGTCGCGGTTCTTCGAAGTGGCGGGCAAATCCGTCATCACGATGGACCGGGAGGTGCCCGGCTTCATCGCGAACCGGCTGCAGGAGGCGCTGTGGCGCGAAGCGCTGCACATGGTCGCCGAAGGCGAGGCGACCGTGGAGCAGATCGACGCCTCCATCACCGAGGGGCCCGGCCTGCGGTGGCCGTTCCTCGGACCGTGCCTGACCTTCCACCTCGCCGGCGGTGAAGGCGGGATGGCGCACATGCTGGACCACTTCGGGCCGTCGCTGAAGTCGCCGTGGACGCGGCTGGAGGCGCCGGAGCTCACCGCGGAACTGCGGGACCGGATGGTCGAGGGCTGCGAGGAGACCGCCGACGGCCGCAGCATCGCGGACCTGGTCGCCGACCGGGACCGGGCCGTGATCGCCGTGCTGCGCGCGGTGCGCGAGGTCCGAGGGGGCGGCGCGTGAGCGGTGAGTTCCGGCAGCGGGTCCGGCCCGAGTGGATCGACTACAACGGGCACCTCAGCGAGGCGTACTACGTGCTGGTGTTCGGGTTCGCCACCGACGCGGTGATGGACCGGCTCGGCTTGGACGCGGAGTACCGCACCTCGACGGGCCGCTCGCTCTACACCGTCGAGGCGCACGTCCGGTACCTGCGGGAGGTCGGGCCGGACTCGGAGCTGATCGTCACCTCCCGCGTCGTCGGCGGCGGGTCGAAGAAGCTCGTGCTGTGCCACGAGATGGCGGTCGGCGGAGAGGTCGTCTCGACCGAGGAGCTGCTGGCGCTGCACGTCGATTCGGCGGCGAGCAGGGCCGTCCCGTTCCCGGACGAGGTGGCCCGGCGGATCGCCGACGCCACCGAACCGGCTCCGCCCTACGCGGGCCGCGCCATCGGCTGAGCCGGGCGCTGATTTTTCGAAGTGAACGGATCGTTCGACCAATCCCGTTGGACGAACGGTCCGTTCACTCGCTCCCCTCCCCGGCTCGATTCGCCCACGGAGCACGGCGTTCGGGAGGGCTTTCGCCGGGTGAACGGACCGTTCGTCCAAGCGGATTGGACGAACAGGCCGTTCACTCACTCCTGAGATCCCGGCGCCGTCGCCGTCCGGAGCTCT
This window of the Saccharopolyspora gloriosae genome carries:
- a CDS encoding 3-hydroxyacyl-CoA dehydrogenase NAD-binding domain-containing protein is translated as MGAPVEPESVRHVACVGAGVIGGGWVAHFLARGYRVTAWDPAPDAEQKLRRLVDAAWPALTELGLAPGASRDALTVTSTLDEAVAGAEFVQESAPEDLELKQDLLARIDAATPAGVVVSSSTSGYGMTEMQQRCATPERLVVGHPFNPPYLIPLVEVVGGERTAPEAVRWASRFFEVAGKSVITMDREVPGFIANRLQEALWREALHMVAEGEATVEQIDASITEGPGLRWPFLGPCLTFHLAGGEGGMAHMLDHFGPSLKSPWTRLEAPELTAELRDRMVEGCEETADGRSIADLVADRDRAVIAVLRAVREVRGGGA
- a CDS encoding thioesterase family protein, with the protein product MSGEFRQRVRPEWIDYNGHLSEAYYVLVFGFATDAVMDRLGLDAEYRTSTGRSLYTVEAHVRYLREVGPDSELIVTSRVVGGGSKKLVLCHEMAVGGEVVSTEELLALHVDSAASRAVPFPDEVARRIADATEPAPPYAGRAIG